The nucleotide window ACCACAAATACATGAGGAGCCTTCACTCCACCAACAATGGCATCCCTACTTATTACGAATGTGTTGTGGTTATTCCCGCCCACGTTGAAAATAGCGGTAGCGAACATGCCGGATTGTAGTTTTGGATGATTTAATACCAGTTCGACCGAATAATAATACTGGTCATTGCTTTTAGGGGAAATAGCCTCAATTCTGCCTGTAAATATGCTGCCGGGATATACGTCCGTGGTGATGATTGTTTCCATACCCACTTTTAGTTTCAACACTTCTTTCTCCGTTACATTGGCATACATTTTCAATGCTTTATTATCCACAATATCGACAACACTATTGCCAACCGAAAGCAACGTCCCTTCTTCGAAATAATCTTTGTTAATAATCCCGGAAGTAGGGGACGTAATGGTAGTATGGCGCAGTTGGTCTTGTAAATCAGCTATCCTGCTCTCAATACTGCGTAAGGTAATTTGGGCATCTTCCAATTCCCGTACTGTTACTGCCCCGATAGAAGCGAGATTTTGAAAACGCTCTACATCTTTTTCTGCTTTTGCCAAATCCAATTCGGAGAGCCGCAGATTTTCCCGTATTACATTGTTTTCAAGTTGTGCGATCACCGTTCCCCGGCTGACACTATCGCCTGCCTTTTTGTATTTCCTCACAACAATACCCTGCGCTTTTGAATAGATTGCCACCTCATTTTCCGAATCAATGCGCCCATTCACACTGATTTTTTCGCTCAAATCCATATACTGGGGCTTCTCAATCATGACAGGAACAACTGTGTTTACAGCCAATGACAATTCAGCATTCCGGTCAATGGTTTGTTTATTCTCGACCAGTTTCCATGCGATGAGGCTAACAATGGAAACAGTTAGAATGATTGGTGTTACTATTTTTGATTTCATTTTTTACTACTGCTTAATAAGTATTCAAGTGTCCCGCTTGCTTTCAATAAATCTATTTCTGTCTTTTTATAGCGGATAAGCTCTGTGGTACAGGCAATTTTCACTTCATGCAAAGAGGTTTCCGTTTCAAGAAGGTCTGTTATGCTCGCCAAACCTTCAGTGTACAAAGCTATTGTCTGACTATATACTTTCTCTGCCAGTTTCAGGTTTTCAAATTGCACTTGTATCAACTCATAGATTATCTCCAGTTGATTTTTCGCATTCAAATAATTAGCAGATAAAGTCTGTCGGGTTTCTTGAATGTCCCAATCCAACCCTTGCAGTTGTACTTGTTTCTGTTTTACCCGGCTTCGTTTACCTAAACCGTCGAAAATTGGAATGGTTAAACGAACGCCCACAATGGCGGAATTGTACCACGGTTCTCTTGCAAGGTTCAGTTTGTTTGATTGAAACTGATACCCGGCTGTGGCAATAGCCGATAACGTTGGCAGGTACTCCATTTTATGACTGCGGATTTCGAGTTCCAATCTTTCTCTTTGCTTATTCAGCACGTCAATCTCTATCCTGCTTTGTTGCAGAGGATAGTTCTGAAATTCGGATATATCCATGCTTTTTACCTCTGAATCATCCACTTCAAAAGCATCTTCAATAGGAATACCGATTAGAATTTGTAAGTAACGTTTTTGCTGTGATATAATATTTCTCATATTTTTACCCCGTGCCTGCAAATTGGTTAGATTTACTTTGATACGGTTCAAATCAACTTCCCGTGTTACATTTTCTTCTACTCGTTTTTCCATTAACAGGTAAAGTGAATCCTGCATAGAGGTCATATAGTTTATATTATCCAATTCCTGCATACTATTAAGGATGTCATAGTAAGCGTTGCTTACATTAAAAATTATTTCCTCTTTTGTCATTGTAACACGAAGCCTTTGAAGTTCTTGGTTGTTCCGAGCTATTTTTATTCCTGTGAATAAAGTGGGTGAAAAAATGACTTGCTCAACACTAACACCAAAATCCAGCTCGTTCTTTGAACCCATCTGAACCGGGATTTGCGTTCCGCTCTCGCCAATGAGTTCGCCGGGTAACATCGTTGTAGGTAAAACCAAGCTATGGTCGAAACTGCCCGAAGCGTTTATCTGCGGCAACACATTCGACCGGGCTTCGTTTATCTGATAACTTGCCTCACTGACATTGAGATTTGCCCTATGTGCCGCATAACTGTTATTGATAGCGAAGTCAAGACATTGTTCAAGAGTAATCTTCCCTCTTGAATTTTGCGCCATGACAGTATTGCCTATCATCAATAAGGCAAGCAAAATCTGAATCGTTCTCATTTTCAGAAGTTATATTTGATTCCGAGAGACACGTATGGGGAAACAGAGAAGTAATAATCATT belongs to Bacteroidales bacterium and includes:
- a CDS encoding efflux RND transporter periplasmic adaptor subunit, with the protein product MKSKIVTPIILTVSIVSLIAWKLVENKQTIDRNAELSLAVNTVVPVMIEKPQYMDLSEKISVNGRIDSENEVAIYSKAQGIVVRKYKKAGDSVSRGTVIAQLENNVIRENLRLSELDLAKAEKDVERFQNLASIGAVTVRELEDAQITLRSIESRIADLQDQLRHTTITSPTSGIINKDYFEEGTLLSVGNSVVDIVDNKALKMYANVTEKEVLKLKVGMETIITTDVYPGSIFTGRIEAISPKSNDQYYYSVELVLNHPKLQSGMFATAIFNVGGNNHNTFVISRDAIVGGVKAPHVFVVKEGKAYKVAVQVGISEGKYIEIIKGISPDDTVVKSGQINLIDGTEISILNL
- a CDS encoding TolC family protein, with amino-acid sequence MRTIQILLALLMIGNTVMAQNSRGKITLEQCLDFAINNSYAAHRANLNVSEASYQINEARSNVLPQINASGSFDHSLVLPTTMLPGELIGESGTQIPVQMGSKNELDFGVSVEQVIFSPTLFTGIKIARNNQELQRLRVTMTKEEIIFNVSNAYYDILNSMQELDNINYMTSMQDSLYLLMEKRVEENVTREVDLNRIKVNLTNLQARGKNMRNIISQQKRYLQILIGIPIEDAFEVDDSEVKSMDISEFQNYPLQQSRIEIDVLNKQRERLELEIRSHKMEYLPTLSAIATAGYQFQSNKLNLAREPWYNSAIVGVRLTIPIFDGLGKRSRVKQKQVQLQGLDWDIQETRQTLSANYLNAKNQLEIIYELIQVQFENLKLAEKVYSQTIALYTEGLASITDLLETETSLHEVKIACTTELIRYKKTEIDLLKASGTLEYLLSSSKK